The stretch of DNA GAAGGTAAAGTTTGGGATAAGTTTGGTGTAACCCCCGGCCAAATTGTTGACCTGAAAGGCTTGCAGGGGGATCCCTCAGATAATATCCCCGGCGTACCGGGCGTCGGTGAAAAAACCGCCGTCGCCTTACTGAAAGAATACGGCTCGGTGGAAAATATTTTGGCCAACCTGCCGCACCTCTCCCCCAGATACCGCAAGCTGCTGCAGGGTAAAGAGGAACAAGCCCTGCTTTCAAAAAAACTGGCCACCATCATGCGGGACGCACCTATGGCTCTGGATCTTTCCCAGTGCTCCTGGCGGGGGCCGGATCAGCAAAAACTTTTAGAAATCTTTAAAGAGCTGGAATTTAAAAGTTTAATTAAACAGCTGACACGCCAACCGGCAACCGCCCGGCCGGCTGACACAGCCAGGGATAATACGGCTGCTCTGCCGCCCCTGGACACCTATCAAGCAGGTTGGCAAACTGTGGCCGACCAGGCAGGCTGGGATGAAATATTGGTGCAAACCAGCTATGCCGGCCGGGTGGCTCTTGTGCTGGAAGGGGATCGGCACCAAGGCATTAAGGCCATCTGTTTGGCTGTGCCAAACCGGGATGTCTGCCGGCTGCCTGTACAAAGGACGGATAATCCTGCCGGTGGCAGTTTAAATATATTGAAAGCTGTTTGCGAAAATGCCGCCATAAAAAAATATTTTCACGATGCCAAGGCTGCCATCTGGCTGCTGCATCACCACGGCATTAAATTACAGAATCTGGCCTTTGACACCATGGTGGCAGCCTATCTGCTCAACCCCGCTGAAACACAGTATGATTTGCCGGATATTGCTCTGGAGCATCTCGGTATGGTTTTACCATCGGAAGGTGAAGCTGCTCTGGCAACCCGGGCGGAGGCTGTCCTTCGCCTTGTGGATGTCTTATGGCAAAAACTGGCCCAGCGGGAAGTAGACCGGCTTTTTGCCGAAGTGGAGTTGCCCCTGGTCAGTATTCTGGCGGAAATGGAAATAGCCGGGGTGGCGGTAGATAAGCAGGGGCTTAAGGAGCTGTCGGACGAACTGCACCACAATATAGAAAACCTGGCCGCTAAAATTTATGAACTGGCTGGCGAACACTTTAATATTAACTCCCCCAAACAATTGGGGCACATTTTGTTCGAAAAGTTAAAACTGCCGGTATACAAAAAAACTCGTACCGGTTACTCTACAGATGCGGAAGTGCTGGAAAAACTGGCCGCCGAACATGAGATGGTTGACCTGTTGTTACAGTACCGCCAGCTGGCCAAATTAAAGTCCACTTATGCGGACGGGCTGGCAGCACTGGTGAACCGGCAAACCGGGTGTTTGCACTCCACCTTTCACCAAACAGTTACCGCCACCGGCCGGTTATCCAGCGCTGAACCAAATTTACAAAACATTCCCATCCGATTAGCCTCCGGCCGGCGTATTCGTAAAGTTTTTATTCCCCGGCAGCAAGGCAACCTGATTTTAACGGCAGATTACTCACAAATTGAGCTGCGGATTCTTGCTCATATGTCCCAGGACAAGAATTTTCTGGAAGCTTTTCAACAAGGGCAGGATATTCATACCCGCACCGCCGCCGAAGTCTTTGGTGTATCACTGGATCAGGTTACGCCGGACATGCGCAGCCGCGCCAAGGCAGTTAATTTTGGTATTGTTTACGGCATCAGCGATTTTGGCCTGGCCCGGGACCTCAAAGTCAGCCGTCAGGAAGCAAAACAGTATATAGAAAGTTATTTTGCCCGCTGCCCCGGCGTTCGGCGGTATATTGACCGGGTCATCAAAGAAGCCAGAGAGCGGGGCTATGTTACCACCCTTCTCAACCGCCGTCGTTACCTGCCGGAGTTGTTCAGTAAAAACTTTAACATTCGCAACTTTGGCGAACGGGCAGCTGTAAATACCCCGATTCAAGGCAGCGCAGCTGATATCATTAAGCTGGCCATGGTCAAAATAAACCAAGCGCTTAAAAAAGGTAACTTCACTGCTCAAATGGTACTGCAGGTACATGACGAACTTATTTTTGACGCCCCGGCCGCGGAAATTGAACCACTTATTGTGCTGGTACGGGATTGTATGGAAAATGCCTTGCCCTTAGACGTTCCCTTAATGGTAGACATTAAATTAGGAACCAACTGGTATGATACAAAACCCATTTAATCACTGTCCTACGGAGGTGTGCACCGGTTGCCCGAACTGCCTGAGGTGGAAACCGTAGTTCGTACTTTGGAAGAAAAACTTTGCGGCCTTGTAATAACAGATGTAGAGTTGTTTAAACCAGAAGTAATACGGTTTCCTAAACCTGATCAATTTATCGAGCAAATTACCGGCAAACAATTTCAAAAAAAGCTGGGCCGCCGCGGCAAGTACCTATTGCTCCATTTGAGCGACCATCTTACTCTGGTGGTACACCTGCGGATGACCGGCCGGCTGGTTTATTGCGAAGCAGATCAGCCGCTGATTAAACATACCCATGTAATTTTCCGACTTTCCAACGGTAAGCATTTAAGGTTTGCAGATACCCGCCGCTTCGGACGCCTGCTGTTGACAAGCACCGAGGAAGTTTACGGGCTGCCCGGCATACGTGATTTAGGCCCGGAACCATTGGATCAGGAATTTACCAGGGAATTTTTTAAAAAAGAATTGCGGCGGCGGCGCAGCCGCATCAAACCCTTGCTGCTGGATCAATGCTTCATGGCCGGCCTGGGCAATATTTATGCCGACGAAGCCCTGT from Desulforamulus hydrothermalis Lam5 = DSM 18033 encodes:
- the polA gene encoding DNA polymerase I encodes the protein MSLDTLIVVDGNSLIHRAFHAIPLLSNSQGVVTNAVYGFTNMMLKILKEQAPGLVAVAFDKGKITFRHQVYADYKGTRKATPEELRPQFILAKEILKAMRIAYFEMEGYEADDLIGTIVNQAEATGLNVLILTGDRDALQLVSPKTKVILTKKGITETELFDEGKVWDKFGVTPGQIVDLKGLQGDPSDNIPGVPGVGEKTAVALLKEYGSVENILANLPHLSPRYRKLLQGKEEQALLSKKLATIMRDAPMALDLSQCSWRGPDQQKLLEIFKELEFKSLIKQLTRQPATARPADTARDNTAALPPLDTYQAGWQTVADQAGWDEILVQTSYAGRVALVLEGDRHQGIKAICLAVPNRDVCRLPVQRTDNPAGGSLNILKAVCENAAIKKYFHDAKAAIWLLHHHGIKLQNLAFDTMVAAYLLNPAETQYDLPDIALEHLGMVLPSEGEAALATRAEAVLRLVDVLWQKLAQREVDRLFAEVELPLVSILAEMEIAGVAVDKQGLKELSDELHHNIENLAAKIYELAGEHFNINSPKQLGHILFEKLKLPVYKKTRTGYSTDAEVLEKLAAEHEMVDLLLQYRQLAKLKSTYADGLAALVNRQTGCLHSTFHQTVTATGRLSSAEPNLQNIPIRLASGRRIRKVFIPRQQGNLILTADYSQIELRILAHMSQDKNFLEAFQQGQDIHTRTAAEVFGVSLDQVTPDMRSRAKAVNFGIVYGISDFGLARDLKVSRQEAKQYIESYFARCPGVRRYIDRVIKEARERGYVTTLLNRRRYLPELFSKNFNIRNFGERAAVNTPIQGSAADIIKLAMVKINQALKKGNFTAQMVLQVHDELIFDAPAAEIEPLIVLVRDCMENALPLDVPLMVDIKLGTNWYDTKPI
- the mutM gene encoding bifunctional DNA-formamidopyrimidine glycosylase/DNA-(apurinic or apyrimidinic site) lyase, which codes for MPELPEVETVVRTLEEKLCGLVITDVELFKPEVIRFPKPDQFIEQITGKQFQKKLGRRGKYLLLHLSDHLTLVVHLRMTGRLVYCEADQPLIKHTHVIFRLSNGKHLRFADTRRFGRLLLTSTEEVYGLPGIRDLGPEPLDQEFTREFFKKELRRRRSRIKPLLLDQCFMAGLGNIYADEALFRAKIHPERLAPELSSREVANLHRAIVEVIASGIEHRGTSFRDYVDGEGQAGSYQHHLKVYNRAGLPCSRCGKPIERIKVAGRSSYYCPACQKPK